The following are from one region of the Hemiscyllium ocellatum isolate sHemOce1 chromosome 26, sHemOce1.pat.X.cur, whole genome shotgun sequence genome:
- the LOC132828126 gene encoding achaete-scute homolog 5-like, which translates to MNSNYPRSLMDRRSVVAPNCMQLAMPLPPEPSTHQHLPRRDSLTHVPFLVYPSNLESAYYDTYGSMFPYMPFHGHFGVYDCPFEPAFIQKRNERERQRVKCVNEGYARLRDHLPGPLSEKRLSKVETLRAAIRYIKYLQDLLSQSAGRSPPGTQENQPSSSEGAQQDCNSDGESKTSSPYCESGSGSDRS; encoded by the coding sequence ATGAACAGTAATTATCCCAGGTCTCTGATGGACAGGAGATCAGTGGTGGCCCCCAACTGCATGCAATTGGCAATGCCTTTACCCCCTGAGCCATCCACACACCAGCATTTACCCCGCAGAGACAGTTTAACACATGTCCCCTTCCTGGTCTATCCAAGTAACCTGGAGTCGGCCTATTATGACACTTATGGCAGTATGTTTCCCTACATGCCCTTCCACGGCCACTTTGGGGTCTATGACTGTCCCTTTGAGCCCGCCTTCATCCAGAAGAGAAacgagagggagaggcagagggtGAAGTGTGTGAATGAAGGCTACGCGAGACTGCGAGACCACCTGCCAGGGCCCCTGTCAGAGAAACGCCTGAGCAAAGTGGAGACCTTGCGAGCAGCTATCAGGTACATTAAGTACCTGCAGGACTTACTGAGCCAGAGTGCAGGCAGGTCCCCCCCTGGAACACAGGAGAACCAGCCCAGCAGCAGTGAGGGAGCCCAGCAGGACTGCAACAGTGACGGCGAATCCAAAACTTCCTCCCCTTACTGTGAGTCCGGGTCGGGCTCTGACAGGAGCTGA